The following coding sequences lie in one bacterium genomic window:
- a CDS encoding FHA domain-containing protein, whose amino-acid sequence MESKYVLVVSNKASNTEKRYTLEEGKEILVGANPMAAIPVEDQYMSYNHFSINVNGGKVEVKDLKSTNGLYLQIDGSVLISPGQTIIAGKSIFKLEQEGDPCSSEGERQPDSTPNTKM is encoded by the coding sequence ATGGAATCAAAATATGTACTGGTAGTCAGCAACAAGGCATCAAACACTGAGAAAAGATATACGCTCGAAGAAGGCAAGGAAATCCTGGTCGGCGCTAATCCCATGGCGGCTATTCCGGTCGAGGATCAGTACATGTCTTACAACCACTTCTCCATCAATGTCAATGGAGGTAAGGTCGAGGTAAAAGACCTTAAGAGCACCAACGGTCTCTACCTTCAAATTGACGGATCTGTCCTGATTTCACCGGGCCAGACAATCATAGCCGGTAAATCCATTTTCAAATTGGAACAGGAGGGCGATCCATGTTCTTCGGAAGGCGAACGCCAGCCGGATTCTACCCCGAACACAAAGATGTGA